One window of the Salvia miltiorrhiza cultivar Shanhuang (shh) chromosome 6, IMPLAD_Smil_shh, whole genome shotgun sequence genome contains the following:
- the LOC130987745 gene encoding uncharacterized protein LOC130987745 has product MSCLYNILGVAKTASEIEIRQAYRKLAVQSHPQTTGAAVEEFKRITNAYEILVDDRKRAAYDLIIRSNESEPRQREPQKQSNAGQSNRGGYTKSSQSRRKRRAAAALRFLRRVCVGFLKFTAQVIVEAVANFDFVDCFVDLVD; this is encoded by the exons ATGAGTTGCCTTTACAACATATTGGGCGTCGCAAAGACCGCAAGCGAGATCGAAATCAGACAAGCCTATCGGAAACTCGCCGTGCAATCCCATCCGCAGACGACAGGCGCCGCCGTCGAAGAGTTCAAGCGGATCACGAATGCTTACGAGATTCTCGTCGACGACCGTAAGCGCGCAGCCTACGATCTGATCATCAGATCTAATGAAAGTGAGCCTCGTCAGCGTGAACCGCAGAAGCAGTCGAATGCCGGTCAATCTAATCGCGGCGGCTACACAAAATCGTCTCAGTCTCGTCGAAAacgccgcgccgccgccgccttgaGATTTCTAAGACGCGTTTGCGTGGGATTTTTGAA GTTCACAGCTCAAGTAATCGTGGAAGCTGTTgctaattttgattttgttgatTGTTTTGTTGATTTGGTTGATTAA
- the LOC130987742 gene encoding uncharacterized protein LOC130987742, which yields MSCLYKILGVAKTANKIEIKQAYRKLAVQLHPDKHTQSPPRTRAAAVEKFKQITNAYEILVDDRKRAAYDLRSNQSESRQHNRQERSNAGQSRQNNRGGDTKSSAEGAQSRGGYTKSSPDGGGEAKSPNAAQSRQRHHLKLRAAAALRHLRRVCVEFLRFTVQVIVETVVRAAVEMLIRLMLEILIQLIKAIFQPSSKHNDEKKKK from the exons atgAGCTGCCTTTACAAAATATTGGGCGTCGCAAAGACCGCAAACAAGATCGAAATCAAGCAAGCCTATCGGAAACTCGCCGTGCAACTCCACCCCGACAAACACACCCAATCCCCTCCGCGAACGAGAGCCGCCGCCGTCGAAAAGTTCAAGCAGATCACCAACGCTTACGAGATTCTCGTCGACGACCGCAAGCGCGCCGCCTACGATCTCAGATCTAATCAAAGCGAGTCTCGTCAGCATAACCGGCAGGAGCGCTCGAATGCCGGTCAATCTCGTCAGAATAATCGCGGCGGCGACACAAAATCATCCGCGGAGGGCGCTCAATCTCGCGGCGGCTACACAAAATCATCCCCGGACGGCGGAGGCGAGGCGAAATCTCCGAACGCCGCTCAGTCTCGTCAGAGACATCATCTGAAActccgcgccgccgccgccttgaGACATCTAAGGCGCGTGTGCGTGGAGTTTTTGAG ATTCACAGTTCAAGTAATCGTGGAAACTGTTGTACGCGCCGCCGTAGAAATGCTGATACGCCTCATGCTGGAAATTTTGATACAGTTGATCAAGGCTATTTTCCAACCTAGTTCCAAG CACAAcgatgagaagaagaagaagtaa